In a single window of the Bactrocera dorsalis isolate Fly_Bdor chromosome 2, ASM2337382v1, whole genome shotgun sequence genome:
- the LOC105233736 gene encoding E3 ubiquitin-protein ligase RING1 isoform X2, with translation MTSMEPAQNKTWDLSLYELQRNPQEIITDNTEIAVSPRSLHSELMCPICLDMLKKTMTTKECLHRFCSDCIITALRSGNKECPTCRKKLVSKRSLRPDPNFDLLISKIYPSREEYEAIQEKVMAKFNQTQSQQALVNSINEGIKLQSQNRPQRFRAKGCGGRNGGGNGNGNHNSANANNSNNESATNGNDSDNRESGNAPQPTAAAPSTHSSTSAAAASASGSSASTSRMQHDDGGSNPPSMRSTPSPVPSNSSSSKPKRAMSVLTSERSEESESDSQMDCRTEGDSNIDTEGEGTGELGINDEIELVFKPHPTEMAGDNQLMKALKENCIRYIKTTANATVDHLSQYLAMRLTLDLGAELPEAYRMLNFCIYIAPQPQQLVILNGNQTLHQVNDKFWKVNKPMEMYYSWKKS, from the exons ATGACATCAATGGAACCTGCACAGAATAAAACATGGGATTTATCTTTATACGAGCTACAACGCAATCCACAGGAAATCATCACTGACAATACTGAGATTGCAGTCTCACCTAGAAGTCTGCACAGTGAATTGATGTGTCCTATTTGTTTGGATATGCTAAAAAAGACGATGACAACCAAGGAGTGTTTACATCGTTTCTGTTCAGATTGCATTATCACCGCTTTGCGGTCGGGCAACAAAGAATGTCCCACTTGCCGCAAAAAACTTGTCTCAAAGCGTTCACTACGGCCGGACCCAAATTTCGATCTTCTAATATCGAAAATTTATCCCAGTCGTGAGGAGTACGAAGCCATACAAGAAAAGGTCATGGCGAAATTTAACCAAACTCAATCTCAGCAGGCATTAGTTAACTCCATAAATGAAGGCATTAAATTGCAATCGCAAAATCGACCACAACGTTTTCGTGCCAAAGGCTGTGGTGGCCGTAATGGCGGCGGCAATGGCAATGGAAATCACAATTCTGCCAAtgcgaataattcgaataatgaAAGCGCTACAAATGGCAATGATAGTGATAATAGGGAAAGTGGAAATGCACCACAACCTACAGCAGCTGCACCTTCAACACATTCCAGCACTTCGGCGGCAGCCGCATCAGCGTCAGGAAGCAGTGCCAGCACTAGTCGAATGCAACATGATGACGGTGGCTCTAATCCACCGTCCATGCGTAGTACACCATCACCGGTGCCGTCGAACTCGAGCAGTTCGAAACCAAAACGTGCAATGTCTGTGCTGACATCGGAAAGATCTGAGGAGTCGGAATCTGATTCACAGATGGATTGTCGCACCGAGGGCGACTCCAATATCGATACAGAGGGTGAAGGTACCGGCGAACTTGGCATAAATGATGAAATAGAATTGGTATTTAAACCACATCCGACTGAAATGGCTGGTGATAATCAGTTAATGAAAGCTTTAAAAGAAAACTGCATACGGTATATAAAAACCACAGCCAACGCTACAg TGGATCATTTGAGCCAGTATTTAGCCATGCGTCTGACTCTAGACTTAGGCGCAGAACTTCCAGAAGCCTATCGTATgctgaatttttgtatttacatagCTCCGCAACCCCAGCAACTGGTCATATTGAATGGTAATCAGACGTTACATCAAGTAAATGACAAGTTCTGGAAG GTTAACAAACCAATGGAGATGTACTATTCGTGGAAGAAATCCTAA
- the LOC105233736 gene encoding E3 ubiquitin-protein ligase RING1 isoform X1, which produces MTSMEPAQNKTWDLSLYELQRNPQEIITDNTEIAVSPRSLHSELMCPICLDMLKKTMTTKECLHRFCSDCIITALRSGNKECPTCRKKLVSKRSLRPDPNFDLLISKIYPSREEYEAIQEKVMAKFNQTQSQQALVNSINEGIKLQSQNRPQRFRAKGCGGRNGGGNGNGNHNSANANNSNNESATNGNDSDNRESGNAPQPTAAAPSTHSSTSAAAASASGSSASTSRMQHDDGGSNPPSMRSTPSPVPSNSSSSKPKRAMSVLTSERSEESESDSQMDCRTEGDSNIDTEGEGTGELGINDEIELVFKPHPTEMAGDNQLMKALKENCIRYIKTTANATVDHLSQYLAMRLTLDLGAELPEAYRMLNFCIYIAPQPQQLVILNGNQTLHQVNDKFWKVSKVNKPMEMYYSWKKS; this is translated from the exons ATGACATCAATGGAACCTGCACAGAATAAAACATGGGATTTATCTTTATACGAGCTACAACGCAATCCACAGGAAATCATCACTGACAATACTGAGATTGCAGTCTCACCTAGAAGTCTGCACAGTGAATTGATGTGTCCTATTTGTTTGGATATGCTAAAAAAGACGATGACAACCAAGGAGTGTTTACATCGTTTCTGTTCAGATTGCATTATCACCGCTTTGCGGTCGGGCAACAAAGAATGTCCCACTTGCCGCAAAAAACTTGTCTCAAAGCGTTCACTACGGCCGGACCCAAATTTCGATCTTCTAATATCGAAAATTTATCCCAGTCGTGAGGAGTACGAAGCCATACAAGAAAAGGTCATGGCGAAATTTAACCAAACTCAATCTCAGCAGGCATTAGTTAACTCCATAAATGAAGGCATTAAATTGCAATCGCAAAATCGACCACAACGTTTTCGTGCCAAAGGCTGTGGTGGCCGTAATGGCGGCGGCAATGGCAATGGAAATCACAATTCTGCCAAtgcgaataattcgaataatgaAAGCGCTACAAATGGCAATGATAGTGATAATAGGGAAAGTGGAAATGCACCACAACCTACAGCAGCTGCACCTTCAACACATTCCAGCACTTCGGCGGCAGCCGCATCAGCGTCAGGAAGCAGTGCCAGCACTAGTCGAATGCAACATGATGACGGTGGCTCTAATCCACCGTCCATGCGTAGTACACCATCACCGGTGCCGTCGAACTCGAGCAGTTCGAAACCAAAACGTGCAATGTCTGTGCTGACATCGGAAAGATCTGAGGAGTCGGAATCTGATTCACAGATGGATTGTCGCACCGAGGGCGACTCCAATATCGATACAGAGGGTGAAGGTACCGGCGAACTTGGCATAAATGATGAAATAGAATTGGTATTTAAACCACATCCGACTGAAATGGCTGGTGATAATCAGTTAATGAAAGCTTTAAAAGAAAACTGCATACGGTATATAAAAACCACAGCCAACGCTACAg TGGATCATTTGAGCCAGTATTTAGCCATGCGTCTGACTCTAGACTTAGGCGCAGAACTTCCAGAAGCCTATCGTATgctgaatttttgtatttacatagCTCCGCAACCCCAGCAACTGGTCATATTGAATGGTAATCAGACGTTACATCAAGTAAATGACAAGTTCTGGAAGGTATCGAAA GTTAACAAACCAATGGAGATGTACTATTCGTGGAAGAAATCCTAA